In the genome of Aspergillus luchuensis IFO 4308 DNA, chromosome 2, nearly complete sequence, one region contains:
- a CDS encoding putative glycogen debranching enzyme Gdb1 (CAZy:GH133;~COG:G;~EggNog:ENOG410PHNJ;~InterPro:IPR006421,IPR029436,IPR010401,IPR017853, IPR008928,IPR032790,IPR032792,IPR032788;~PFAM:PF06202,PF14702,PF14701,PF14699;~go_function: GO:0004134 - 4-alpha-glucanotransferase activity [Evidence IEA];~go_function: GO:0004135 - amylo-alpha-1,6-glucosidase activity [Evidence IEA];~go_process: GO:0005975 - carbohydrate metabolic process [Evidence IEA];~go_process: GO:0005978 - glycogen biosynthetic process [Evidence IEA];~go_process: GO:0005980 - glycogen catabolic process [Evidence IEA]) — translation MSSPQQVYLLPLKDDGSPDVPGGYLYLPSPTDPPYLLRFVIEGSSSICREGALWVNIPEKGESFNRSAFRSFSLSPDFNKNIQIDVPITSAGSFAFYVTFSPLPEFSVLSTPTPEPTRTPTHYIDVSPKLTLRGQDLPLNALSIYSVISKFMGQYPKDWEKHLNGISQRNYNMVHFTPLMKRGASNSPYSIFDQLQFDDAVFPNGEGDVARLVSKMEDEYGLLSLTDVVWNHTAHNSKWLEEHPEAGYSVETAPWLAAALELDTALLKFGQELSTLGLPTEFQTVDELMKVMNAMRDKVISGIRLWEFYAIDVKADTQRILNQWKTSKDLDLTDKNWAQLNLSDYKNWTLKQQATFIREHAIPTSKQVLGRFSRAVDLQFGAAILTALFGPHDPPTSDTNAVEESLSKILDEVNLPFYEEYDGDVSEIMNQVFNRIKYLRIDDHGPKLGAVTAQSPLIETYFTRLPLNDVTKKHKKEALALVNNGWIWNADALRDNAGPDSRAYLRREVIVWGDCVKLRYGSCRDDNPFLWDFMTDYTRLMAKYFSGFRIDNCHSTPLVVAEYLLDEARKVRPNLTVFAELFTGSEEADYIFVKRLGINALIREAMQAWSTGELSRLVHRHGGRPIGSFDLDLPSSGSSHAIASSGLDSSKEKVAHIRPTPVQALFMDCTHDNEMPAQKRTAKDTLPNGALVAMCASAIGSVIGYDEVYPRLVDLVHEHRLYFSEFSEAPETGLNSLEGGIGGIKKLLNDLHTRMGVEGYDETHIHHDGEYITVHRVHPRTRKGVFLIAHTAFPGQDGKSVLAPTHLVGTHVKHIGTWLLEVDASQTTKERIQADKSYLRGLPSQVKTFEGTKIEESGKDTIISVLDSFVAGSIALFETSMPSVEHASGLDNYITEGVDHAFSDLSLVDLNFALYRCEAEERDSSKGQDGVYDIPGHGPLVYAGLQGWWSVLENIIKYNELGHPLCDHLRNGQWALDYIVARLEKLGHTDEHTALGRPAAWLQEKFQAVRQLPSFLLPRYFAIIVQVAYNAAWKRGIQLLGPHIQKGQEFIHQLGMVSVQQTGYVNSASLWPTKKVPSLAAGLPHFAVDWARCWGRDVFISLRGLLLCTSRFEDAKEHITAFASVLKHGMIPNLLSSGKLPRYNSRDSVWFFLQSIQDYTKMAPDGLRLLDHKVPRRFLPYDDVWFPYDDPRAYSQNSTISEIIQEVFQRHAQGLSFREYNAGPDLDMQMTQAGFQIDVKVDWETGLIFGGSQYNCGTWQDKMGESAKAGNKGVPGTPRDGAAIEITGLVYSALTWVAELHEQGLYKHDGVDIGDGESISFKEWASRIRANFERCYYVPLQPKDDGQYDIDANIINRRGIYKDLYRSGKPYEDYQLRSNFPIAMTVAPDLFTSSKALAALALADEVLVGPVGMATLDPSDLNYRPNYNNSEDSTDFATAKGRNYHQGPEWVWQRGYFLRAFLHFDLARRTTPAERTETYQQITRRLEGCKRALRESPWKGLTELTNKNGAHCADSSPTQAWSAGCLLDLYYDASRHSQN, via the exons ATGTCCTCTCCACAGCAGGTTTATCTGCTGCCTCtgaaggatgatggatcgCCCGATGTTCCTGGAGGATACCTCTAcctcccttctcccacgGACCCGCCATATTTGCTTCGCTTTGTCATTGAAGGCAGCAGCTCAATCTGTAGAGAGGGTGCTTTATGGGTCAACATCCCCGAGAAGGGTGAATCTTTCAATCGGTCTGCTTTTCGGAGCTTTAG CCTATCCCCAGATTTCAACAAGAACATTCAGATTGATGTCCCCATCACCTCTGCGGGTTCCTTCGCCTTCTATGTGACCTTCTCCCCGCTTCCTGAGTTCTCTGTCCTATCAACACCCACCCCAGAGCCAACGAGGACTCCAACCCACTATATCGATGTCTCACCCAAGTTGACTCTTCGCGGTCAAGATCTTCCACTTAATGCTCTTTCTATATACTCTGTGATTTCAAAGTTCATGGGACAGTATCCCAAGGACTGGGAGAAGCACCTCAACGGCATTAGCCAACGTAATTACAATATGGTTCATTTCACGCCCCTGATGAAGCGCGGAGCTTCGAACTCACCTTATAGCATCTTTGATCAGCTTCAATTTGATGACGCCGTGTTCCCCAATGGTGAAGGCGATGTTGCGCGTCTTGTTTCTaagatggaggatgaatATGGGCTTTTGTCGCTTACGGACGTTGTCTGGAACCACACTGCCCATAACAGCAAATGGCTGGAGGAACACCCAGAAGCTGGTTACAGTGTCGAAACTGCCCCATGGCTTGCGGCAGCGCTGGAGCTGGACACTGCACTGCTGAAATTCGGCCAAGAGCTCTCCACTCTTGGGCTGCCCACCGAGTTCCAAACTGTGGACGAATTGATGAAAGTCATGAATGCTATGCGGGACAAAGTCATTTCTGGAATACGACTATGGGAGTTCTATGCCATTGATGTGAAGGCCGACACACAGAGAATACTCAATCAATGGAAAACATCCAAAGACCTTGATCTAACAGACAAGAATTGGGCGCAACTCAACCTTTCAGACTACAAGAACTGGACTTTGAAACAACAAGCAACTTTTATTCGAGAACACGCTATACCCACCTCGAAGCAGGTCTTGGGGCGGTTTAGCAGAGCTGTTGATTTGCAATTTGGGGCAGCTATACTGACAGCCCTTTTTGGTCCGCACGATCCTCCGACATCTGACACTAATGCAGTCGAGGAGAGTCTGTCCAAAATACTTGACGAGGTCAATCTTCCATTCTATGAGGAGTACGATGGAGACGTCTCGGAGATTATGAATCAAGTCTTCAACCGGATAAAGTATCTAAGGATTGACGACCATGGTCCCAAGCTCGGCGCCGTCACGGCACAAAGCCCTTTAATTGAAACGTACTTCACGAGGCTGCCTCTGAACGATGTTACCAAGAAGCACAAGAAAGAGGCGCTGGCTCTGGTGAATAACGGCTGGATATGGAACGCTGATGCTCTGAGGGACAATGCGGGGCCCGACTCTAGGGCTTATCTGCGACGTGAAGTAATCGTCTGGGGCGATTGCGTGAAGCTGAGATATGGCAGTTGTCGTGACGACAATCCTTTCCTCTGGGATTTCATGACAGACTACACTCGTCTTATGGCCAAATATTTCTCAGGTTTTCGCATTGACAATTGCCATTCGACACCATTAGTGGTTGCCGAGTACCTGCTAGATGAGGCACGCAAAGTTCGACCCAATCTGACCGTTTTTGCGGAACTATTCACTGGCTCGGAGGAAGCTGACTATATATTTGTCAAACGTCTCGGCATAAATGCGCTTATCCGTGAAGCCATGCAGGCCTGGAGTACAGGGGAACTGAGCCGTCTTGTTCACCGTCATGGCGGACGTCCGATTGGTAGTTTCGATCTTGACTTGCCTTCTTCAGGTAGTAGTCATGCGATTGCTTCTTCTGGTCTTGACTCCAGCAAAGAGAAAGTTGCTCATATCCGACCTACACCAGTTCAGGCCTTATTCATGGATTGCACCCATGACAACGAGATGCCTGCGCAGAAGAGAACCGCAAAAGATACTTTACCAAATGGCGCTCTGGTGGCCATGTGTGCCTCGGCCATTGGCAGCGTCATCGGTTACGATGAAGTATATCCCCGGCTTGTCGATCTCGTTCATGAACATCGGCTATACTTTTCTGAATTTTCAGAGGCCCCCGAGACTGGGCTAAACTCTCTTGAGGGAGGAATAGGAGGCATCAAAAAACTACTCAATGACCTTCATACTAGAATGGGTGTTGAAGGGTATGATGAAACgcacatccatcatgacGGCGAGTATATCACAGTGCACAGGGTGCATCCTAGAACACGGAAGGGTGTTTTCTTGATTGCACATACAGCCTTTCCTGGTCAAGACGGAAAATCGGTTCTGGCGCCCACACATCTTGTCGGTACTCATGTCAAGCATATCGGGACGTGGCTCTTAGAAGTTGATGCAAGCCAAACTACTAAGGAGCGGATACAAGCAGACAAATCCTATCTACGAGGCCTGCCGAGCCAAGTTAAAACGTTTGAAGGTACCAAGATCGAGGAGTCTGGCAAAGATACCATCATATCTGTTTTGGATTCTTTTGTTGCCGGGTCTATTGCCTTGTTTGAGACATCCATGCCGAGTGTTGAACATGCAAGTGGACTGGACAATTATATCACCGAAGGCGTGGATCATGCATTCTCTGATCTCAGCTTAGTTGATCTGAACTTCGCGCTTTACCGCTGCGAAGCAGAGGAGAGAGACTCAAGTAAGGGCCAGGACGGGGTTTACGACATCCCCGGCCATGGGCCTTTGGTCTATGCCGGTCTACAGGGGTGGTGGAGCGTCCTTGAGAACATCATTAAATACAACGAACTCGGCCACCCACTGTGTGATCACCTGCGAAATGGACAGTGGGCTCTGGACTATATTGTGGCTCGCTTGGAAAAGCTGGGCCACACGGACGAACACACTGCCCTTGGCAGGCCAGCTGCATGGCTTCAGGAAAAGTTTCAAGCCGTCCGTCAGCTGCCAAGTTTCCTTTTACCCCGGTACTTTGCAATAATCGTTCAGGTTGCCTACAATGCTGCCTGGAAGCGAGGAATTCAACTTCTGGGACCGCACATACAGAAAGGGCAAGAATTCATTCATCAGTTAGGTATGGTGAGTGTCCAACAAACTGGATATGTGAATTCAGCGTCTTTGTGGCCCACGAAGAAGGTACCCAGTCTTGCAGCTGGCCTACCACATTTCGCGGTAGACTGGGCAAGGTGTTGGGGTCGCGACGTGTTCATTTCACTCAGAGGCCTCCTTCTGTGCACAAGTCGCTTTGAGGATGCCAAAGAGCATATAACTGCATTTGCGAGTGTATTGAAGCATGGCATGATCCCGAATCTTTTGAGCAGTGGGAAGCTCCCGCGCTACAATTCTCGGGATTCTGTTTGGTTCTTCCTGCAATCCATCCAGGATTATACCAAAATGGCGCCAGATGGTTTGAGGCTTCTAGATCATAAGGTTCCCAGGCGTTTCCTACCATACGATGATGTATGGTTCCCGTATGATGACCCTAGGGCCTACTCGCAAAATTCGACTATATCCGAAATAATTCAGGAGGTCTTCCAGCGACATGCACAAGGACTCTCCTTCCGGGAATACAACGCGGGACCTGACCTTGACATGCAAATGACACAGGCTGGTTTTCAGATTGATGTCAAAGTCGACTGGGAAACAGGACTGATATTCGGTGGCAGTCAATACAATTGCGGGACATGGCAGGACAAGATGGGTGAGAGCGCGAAAGCTGGTAACAAAGGCGTACCTGGTACGCCACGTGACGGGGCAGCCATTGAGATCACCGGGCTAGTGTACAGCGCCTTGACCTGGGTTGCCGAACTGCACGAGCAAGGCCTTTACAAACATGATGGAGTCGACATTGGCGATGGGGAATCCATCTCTTTCAAGGAGTGGGCGTCAAGAATTCGGGCCAACTTCGAGCGCTGTTACTATGTTCCTCTACAGCCAAAGGACGATGGCCAGTACGACATTGACGCAAACATCATTAATAGACGGGGAATTTACAAGGATCTGTACAGGTCTGGTAAGCCATACGAGGATTATCAGCTTCGTTCCAATTTCCCAATAGCCATGACCGTCGCTCCAGACCTGTTCACTTCATCCAAAGCACTCGCAGCTCTCGCTCTTGCCGACGAGGTTCTGGTAGGGCCGGTAGGAATGGCAACCCTTGACCCTTCGGATCTCAATTACCGCCCTAACTACAATAACTCGGAGGACTCGACCGACTTTGCAACTGCCAAAGGCAGAAATTACCACCAAGGTCCTGAGTGGGTTTGGCAGCGTGGGTACTTCCTCCGCGCCTTTTTGCACTTCGACCTTGCTCGCAGGACGACGCCGGCAGAACGGACAGAGACTTACCAACAGATTACTCGACGTCTGGAGGGTTGCAAACGGGCTTTGAGGGAAAGTCCATGGAAGGGCCTTACCGAACTAACGAACAAGAATGGCGCACACTGTGCAGACTCC tccCCGACCCAAGCATGGTCAGCTGGATGTCTGCTTGACTTGTATTATGATGCATCACGGCATTCACAGAACTAG
- a CDS encoding putative DUF221 domain protein (COG:S;~EggNog:ENOG410PH8S;~InterPro:IPR003864,IPR027815,IPR032880;~PFAM:PF02714,PF14703,PF13967;~TransMembrane:10 (o38-59i119-140o175-194i432-456o486-505i526-550o577-595i635-663o686-711i718-736o);~go_component: GO:0016020 - membrane [Evidence IEA]), which translates to MSLTESAAAAMLTAAVVVDSPIDVHEPRWDDQTRGRDLYTQLVISLLVGLSAFFSFCVLRPKWTELYAARRRQRCAASYLPELPDSFFGWIPVLYRITDEQVLESAGLDAFVFLTFLKFAIRFLSAIFFFALVIILPTHYKNTGKSGVPGWDDDDDETFDGDKDKKKIISDPNYLWMYVIFTYIFTGLAVYMLIQETNKVIRTRQKYLGSQTSTTDRTIRLSGIPPDLGTEEKIKEFMEGLKVGKVESVTLCRDWRELDHLIDERLKLLRNLERAWTRHLGYKRVKASPNALTLLHQQPRGSSIVSDGESERIQLLSEGGRDHVTDYAHKRPTVRIWYGPFKLRYKNIDAIDYYEEKLRRLDEKIQVARQKEYPPTEVAFVTMESIAASQMVVQAILDPHPMQLLARLAPAPADVVWKNTYLPRSRRMMQSWFITVVIGFLTVFWSVLLIPVAYLLEYETLHKVFPQLADALARNPLAKSLVQTGLPTLVLSLLTVAVPYLYNWLSNHQGMMSRGDIELSVISKTFFFSFFNLFLVFTVFGTATTFYGFWENLRDAFKDATTIAFALAKTLENFAPFYINFLCLQGIGLFPFRLLEFGSVAMYPINFLAAKTPRDYAELSTPPTFSYGYSIPQTVLSLIICVVYSVFPSSWLICLFGLIYFTIGKFIYKYQLLYAMDHQQHSTGRAWPMICSRILMGLMVFQLAMIGVLALRRAITRSLLIVPLLMATVWFSYFFARTYEPLMKFIALKSIDRERPGGGDISPSPSSTFSPPSGLDRDSFPIRIGGQELGLRLRKYVNPSLILPLHDAWLPGRTMVPELQGELEHRNSENNAADESV; encoded by the exons ATGTCTCTCACGGAATCCGCCGCGGCAGCCATGCTGACCGCCGCGGTCGTGGTAGACAGTCCCATTGACGTGCATGAGCCTCGTTGGGATGACCAGACGAGGGGCCGCGATTTGTACACACAACTAGTGATCAGTTTACTCGTCGGGCTCAGcgcctttttctccttctgt GTTCTACGACCGAAATGGACCGAACTATACGCCGCTCGGCGACGACAACGCTGCGCAGCTTCATACTTGCCCGAACTACCCGATAGTTTCTTTGGCTGGATACCTGTACTATATCGGATCACTGATGAGCAGGTGCTGGAGTCTGCAGGCTTGGATGCTTTCGTT TTTCTCACTTTCCTGAAATTCGCCATTCGATTCCTCTCCGCtatattcttcttcgccttggTTATCATTCTACCGACACACTACAAGAATACCGGTAAATCGGGGGTTCCGGGttgggatgacgatgatgacgagacATTCGATGGAGacaaagacaagaagaagatcatatCGGATCCGAACTACTTGTGGATGTATGTCATTTTTACATACATTTTCACTGGGCTTGCTGTCTACATGCTCATCCAAGAGACCAATAAGGTTATCCGCACGAGGCAAAAGTACCTTGGAAGCCAGACCAGTACGACCGATCGGACTATTCGCTTGTCTGGGATACCTCCGGATCTGGGgaccgaggagaagatcaaggaaTTCATGGAAGGCCTCAAAGTGGGTAAGGTCGAGAGTGTCACACTGTGTCGGGACTGGCGCGAATTAGACCACCTGATCGACGAGCGACTGAAACTTCTGCGAAATCTCGAGCGGGCTTGGACTAGACACCTGGGCTACAAACGGGTTAAGGCAAGTCCAAACGCGCTGACCTTGCTGCACCAGCAGCCGCGTGGCTCTAGTATTGTATCAGATGGGGAGAGTGAACGGATTCAACTTCTCTCTGAAGGAGGACGCGATCATGTTACGGACTATGCACACAAGCGGCCAACAGTGCGCATTTGGTATGGGCCTTTCAAGCTACGCTATAAGAACATCGATGCGATCGATTACTATGAAGAAAAGCTACGTCGTCTCGACGAGAAGATCCAGGTTGCTCGCCAAAAGGAATATCCGCCTACTGAGGTCGCCTTCGTCACGATGGAGTCGATTGCCGCGTCTCAGATGGTTGTACAAGCCATACTTGATCCTCACCCCATGCAACTGCTCGCTAGActggcaccagcaccagctgaTGTCGTGTGGAAAAACACCTACCTCCCGCGCTCGAGGCGGATGATGCAATCCTGGTTCATCACTGTGGTCATTGGCTTCCTGACTGTATTCTGGTCGGTGCTTTTGATTCCCGTTGCCTATCTGCTTGAGTACGAGACTCTCCACAAGGTGTTCCCTCAATTAGCCGACGCTCTTGCTCGGAACCCACTTGCCAAGTCCCTTGTGCAGACTGGTCTGCCGACCTTGGTCCTCTCGCTGTTGACTGTCGCTGTGCCTTACTTGTATAACT GGCTCTCGAACCATCAAGGCATGATGTCCCGAGGTGACATTGAGCTGTCAGTCATATCGaagaccttcttcttctctttcttcaacctcttccttgtcttcaCGGTGTTCGGAACTGCGACTACATTCTACGGGTTCTGGGAGAATCTGCGAGACGCCTTCAAAGATGCTACGACCATAGCCTTTGCCTTGGCCAAGACTCTGGAAAACTTTGCACCATTTTACATTAACTTCCTATGTCTTCAAGGAATAGGATTGTTCCCGTTCCGCCTCCTAGAGTTCGGAAGTGTTGCCATGTATCCCATCAACTTTCTGGCCGCTAAGACACCTCGGGATTATGCTGAGCTATCCACACCCCCTACATTCAGTTACGGGTATTCCATTCCGCAGACGGTTCTGAGCCTTATCATCTGTGTGGTATACAGCGTGTTCCCTAGCTCATGGTTGATATGCCTATTCGGGTTGATTTATTTCACCATCGGCAAATTTATTTACAAGTACCAGCTTCTGTACGCGATggatcatcagcagcattCGACGGGACGCGCATGGCCGATGATCTGCAGTCGAATTCTGATGGGCTTGATGGTTTTCCAGCTCGCCATGATCGGCGTGCTTGCCTTACGCCGGGCTATTACGCGCTCTTTGCTTATTGTGCCTCTCCTGATGGCAACCGTATGGTTCAGCTATTTCTTTGCACGGACCTACGAGCCTCTTATGAAGTTCATCGCTCTAAAGAGCATTGACCGCGAGCGGCCTGGTGGGGGGGACATCTCCCCGTCCCCGTCTTCgaccttctctcctccatccggCCTCGACCGCGATTCTTTTCCGATCCGCATCGGTGGTCAAGAACTCGGATTGCGGCTGAGGAAGTATGTCAACCCAAGCCTGATCCTGCCTCTCCACGATGCATGGCTTCCGGGACGTACGATGGTTCCGGAACTCCAGGGAGAACTGGAGCACCGCAATTCCGAAAACAACGCGGCCGATGAGTCCGTCTGA
- the AMT16 gene encoding 3-deoxy-7-phosphoheptulonate synthase (COG:E;~EggNog:ENOG410PG9I;~InterPro:IPR013785,IPR006219,IPR006218;~PFAM:PF00793;~go_function: GO:0003824 - catalytic activity [Evidence IEA];~go_function: GO:0003849 - 3-deoxy-7-phosphoheptulonate synthase activity [Evidence IEA];~go_process: GO:0009058 - biosynthetic process [Evidence IEA];~go_process: GO:0009073 - aromatic amino acid family biosynthetic process [Evidence IEA]) translates to MSFFIENPNVGDRCSLEDSRIRGYNPLTPPNLLQHEIAMTEKSRQTVMEGREEAIAVVQGTDTDRRRLLVVIGPCSIHDPEMALEYCDRLMKMKEKYKDELLIVMRSYLEKPRTTVGWKGLINDPDIDNSFKINKGLRTSRQLFVDLTNKGMPIASEMLDTISPQFLADCLSVGAVGARTTESQVHRELASGLSFPVGFKNGTDGSLDVAVDAIGSVKHPHHFLSVTKPGVAAIVGTVGNPDCFVILRGGKKGPNFDAQSIAEAKAKLIAKGMPPRLMVDCSHGNSQKDHKNQPKVAAVLAEQIAAGETAIMGVMIESNINEGNQKVPPEGKAGLKYGVSITDACIHWEDTELVLENLAQAVRTRREKLAVNGNGNSQ, encoded by the exons ATGTCG TTCTTCATTGAAAACCCTAATGTCGGGGACAGATGCTCCCTCGAGGATTCCAGAA TCCGTGGATACAACCCTCTCACACCCCccaacctccttcaacatGAAATCGCCATGACGGAGAAGTCCCGGCAAACGGTCATGGAAGGTCGTGAGGAGGCTATTGCTGTCGTCCAAGGAACAGACACCGACCGTCGCCGTTTGCTGGTTGTCATCGGCCCTTGCTCCATCCACGACCCTGAAATGGCCCTCGAATACTGCGATCGCctcatgaagatgaaggagaagtacAAGGATGAGCTGCTGATTGTCATGCGCTCCTACCTCGAGAAGCCCCGTACCACCGTCGGCTGGAAGGGTCTCATCAACGACCCCGACATTGACAACAGCTTCAAGATCAACAAGGGCCTGCGCACCTCCCGTCAACTCTTCGTCGACCTGACCAACAAGGGTATGCCCATCGCCAGTGAGATGTTGGATACCATCTCCCCCCAGTTCCTGGCCGACTGTCTCTCCGTCGGCGCCGTTGGTGCTCGCACCACCGAGTCCCAGGTCCACCGTGAGCTGGCTTCGGGTCTGTCCTTCCCCGTTGGTTTCAAGAACGGCACCGACGGCTCCCTGGACGTCGCTGTCGATGCTATCGGCTCTGTCAAGCACCCCCACCACTTCCTGTCCGTCACCAAGCCCGGTGTCGCTGCGATCGTCGGCACCGTGGGCAACCCCGACTGCTTCGTCATTCTCCGTGGTGGCAAGAAGGGCCCCAACTTCGATGCTCAGAGCATCGccgaggccaaggccaagctgATCGCCAAGGGCATGCCTCCCCGCCTTATGGTCGACTGCAGCCACGGCAACTCTCAGAAGGACCACAAGAATCAGCCTAAGGTGGCTGCTGTTCTGGCCGAGCAGATTGCTGCTGGAGAGACCGCCATCATGGGTGTCATGATTGAGAGCAACATCAACGAGG GCAACCAGAAGGTCCCTCCCGAGGGCAAGGCCGGCCTCAAGTACGGTGTCAGTATCACCGACGCCTGCATCCACTGGGAAGATACGGAACTTGTTCTGGAGAACCTGGCACAGGCTGTGCGCACCCGCCGGGAGAAGCTTGCTGTCAATGGCAACGGCAACTCCCAATAA